Proteins encoded by one window of Cannabis sativa cultivar Pink pepper isolate KNU-18-1 chromosome 4, ASM2916894v1, whole genome shotgun sequence:
- the LOC133037386 gene encoding uncharacterized protein LOC133037386 isoform X1 produces the protein MATTKSGSKLPSPAKKISKISKKPPTNSSKVDPKMSLKRIAKKGMSDVAEPSGSKKRPIPNKIESRKTKRAKSSKSAKDVISYFDFEDEVHDGEVKPKVKSKVHAKSSEKYEDFDLPPKKILLRCLFLCFFIVHFCFSLFYCFMSFVSDDNHFCVVDFFFFFLVVFKLLYHFCSHKLCVVKIFIYSCSIFCVVFWLLDGCL, from the exons ATGGCCACCACTAAGTCGGGTTCGAAGTTACCTTCCCCagctaaaaaaatttctaaaatttctaagaAACCTCCTACAAATTCATCTAAAGTTGATCCTAAGATGAGTTTGAAGCGCATTGCGAAGAAAGGAATGAGTGATGTTGCAGAGCCATCTGGTTCTAAGAAAAGACCTATTCCAAATAAAATTGAGTCTCGTAAGACAAAGAGAGCAAAATCTTCGAAATCTGCCAAGGAT GTTAtatcttattttgattttgaggATGAAGTGCATGATGGGGAAGTGAAGCCTAAAGTTAAATCCAAG GTCCATGCTAAGAGCTCAGAAAAGTATGAAGACTTTGACTTACCCCCAAAAAAAATCCTTCTAAGGTgtctttttttgtgtttttttatagTACATTTCTGTTTTTCCCTTTTCTATTGTTTTATGTCATTTGTCAGTGATGATAATCATTTTTGTGTTGTcgacttttttttcttcttcctggTTGTTTTCAAGCTGTTGTACCATTTCTGCAGCCACAAGCTTTGCGTAGTCAAAATATTCATTTACTCCTGTAgtattttttgtgttgttttttggttgttggATGGTTGTCTCTGA
- the LOC133037386 gene encoding uncharacterized protein LOC133037386 isoform X2: MATTKSGSKLPSPAKKISKISKKPPTNSSKVDPKMSLKRIAKKGMSDVAEPSGSKKRPIPNKIESRKTKRAKSSKSAKDVISYFDFEDEVHDGEVKPKVKSKVLLP; encoded by the exons ATGGCCACCACTAAGTCGGGTTCGAAGTTACCTTCCCCagctaaaaaaatttctaaaatttctaagaAACCTCCTACAAATTCATCTAAAGTTGATCCTAAGATGAGTTTGAAGCGCATTGCGAAGAAAGGAATGAGTGATGTTGCAGAGCCATCTGGTTCTAAGAAAAGACCTATTCCAAATAAAATTGAGTCTCGTAAGACAAAGAGAGCAAAATCTTCGAAATCTGCCAAGGAT GTTAtatcttattttgattttgaggATGAAGTGCATGATGGGGAAGTGAAGCCTAAAGTTAAATCCAAGGTATTGTTACCTTGA
- the LOC115712863 gene encoding B3 domain-containing protein REM19-like, with the protein MENCSIMAFSDSHIAQQVEKHFPPTAHHIFNIMIEQTPPNTKLQISKAFWVKYCDSFSNQVFPKLPCGSTEEAELTKSSDGKEHNVVDIDDSNENSDSRPNKIRKTTPYGNSEAANKIKPISEANTDHDNQGIGTNNNNNNKRPSSKAATEFFTDNPYFQVKLRAHQLRGDGKLYIPVAIAKSWFEKKAQIVSLWVGEEYWHVNLAINKGSSSSGLEHRFSGGWHAFARDNSLQPNDVCIFELINKNKPEVKVTIFRQSESGMAQE; encoded by the exons ATGGAGAACTGTTCAATTATGGCTTTTTCTGATAGCCATATAGCCCAGCAGGTTGAGAAACACTTTCCTCCTACTGCTCACCATATTTTCAATATTATGATTGAACAAACTCCTCCCAACACCAAGTTG CAAATTTCAAAGGCATTTTGGGTGAAATATTGTGACTCCTTTTCGAATCAAGTATTTCCTAAGCTTCCATGTGGATCAACAGAGGAGGCAGAGTTGACTAAAAGTAGTGATGGAAAG gAGCATAATGTTGTTGATATTGATGATTCTAATGAAAATTCAGACTCTCGGCCCAACAAGATAAGGAAGACTACTCCTTATGGTAATTCTGAAG ctgcaaataaaataaaaccaaTATCTGAAGCAAATACTGATCATGACAATCAAGGCATAggcactaataataataataataataagaggcCTTCATCTAAAGCAGCCACCGAATTCTTCACAGACAATCCTTACTTCCAAGTGAAATTGAGAGCACATCAATTGCGAGGAGATGGAAAATTG TATATTCCAGTGGCTATTGCAAAATCTTGGTTTGAGAAAAAGGCACAAATTGTCAGTCTTTGGGTTGGTGAGGAATATTGGCATGTGAATTTAGCTATTAATAAGGGATCATCATCTTCTGGATTAGAGCATAGGTTTTCTGGTGGATGGCATGCATTTGCAAGAGACAACTCTCTTCAGCCAAATGATGTATGCATCTTTGAGCTGATCAACAAGAATAAACCTGAGGTTAAAGTTACCATATTTAGACAAAGTGAAAGTGGTATGGCTCAAGAATAA
- the LOC115712862 gene encoding putative B3 domain-containing protein Os03g0621600, giving the protein MASSSSHSHIAEGHTEIPPTAHHFFNTILEQTPGNTKLQIPKAFWVKYCDSLSSQVKLPCGSRGEIGLTKSSDGKKHNVDVDSSNENSELSWFSKTRDKPPLPCSWPHKKRKTSLYGKSEESSVPRRIKPQKIIRKQILRGQDKAEALMRAKGFKSNDPFFVVLMQPSFVGASYSMVVPFSFAKNHLLSVSKHEDVILKVQDGRIWPVRYYYRKYAGHSQFRFEWGWKAFARDNDLKVGDVCVFVKRQNIGIMLFEVVTFYKNGVPNSPVLAAANNTTPCVKVEPSFTSNNYDNASTISHDIIPKKEVIEPSVNKSDKVCGESPLPENFIRNQELSRKEKDEALKIAKDFKSEDPFFIVPMQPSFVGSKSKYSMIIPSFFAKKYLLSISSGPQDVILKVQDGRTWPVKYTFYFRPHKKSSTFRIERGWKAFVQDNDLKVGDVCAFVLSKNIGIILFEVIIFHNSGVANSPMAMLSIPAANKRSSTTPSKPKITPCAKIEPSFTSDYDKASMISEDLIAKNIIAEPSVNESDKVCGESPVPKKFIRNQELSRKEKAEAFQRAKDFKSEDPFFIVPMQPSFVGSKSKYCMGMPSPFAKKYLFGISSTPQDVILTVKDGRTWSVKYYVRPRGVSSKTTIEGGWKAFVQDNDLKVGDVCAFVLRKSIGVILFEVSILPIPAANKRSSTPCVEIEPSSTSNNYDIASMIPHDIIANKEVIEPSENFTKLVSKENTGSQGTNYKRPSSSGLSIASEAASKFFSNNPYFQVNLRSTHVRGHGQKLYIPMAIANPWFEKKSQIVTLWVDEEHWHVNLTINKASSSSGLEYRFSAGWAAFARDNSLNPSDVCIFELIKKNKPEVKVTIFRQSESGMAQE; this is encoded by the exons atggcttcttcttcttctcatagCCATATTGCCGAGGGTCACACAGAAATTCCTCCTACCGCTCACCATTTTTTCAATACTATTCTTGAACAAACTCCTGGGAACACCAAGtta CAAATTCCAAAGGCATTTTGGGTGAAATATTGTGACTCCTTATCAAGTCAAGTAAAGCTTCCATGTGGATCAAGAGGGGAGATAGGATTGACGAAAAGTAGTGATGGAAAG AAGCATAATGTTGATGTTGATTCTTCTAATGAAAATTCAGAACTGTCATGGTTTTCTAAAACCAGAGACAAGCCTCCATTACCTTGTTCTTGGCCCCACAAGAAAAGGAAAACTAGTCTCTATGGTAAATCTGAAG AATCTTCTGTACCAAGGCGTATAAAACctcaaaaaattataagaaaacAAATATTGAGAGGACAGGATAAGGCTGAGGCTCTTATGAGAGCTAAAGGTTTTAAGTCTAATGACCCATTTTTCGTTGTTCTCATGCAACCATCATTTGTTGGAGCTTCGTATAGTATG GTTGTACCATTTAGCTTTGCAAAAAATCACCTCCTAAGTGTCAGTAAGCATGAAGATGTGATCCTTAAGGTTCAGGATGGGCGGATTTGGCCTGTTAGGTACTATTATAGAAAGTATGCAGGGCATTCACAATTCAGATTCGAGTGGGGTTGGAAGGCCTTTGCTAGAGACAATGATTTGAAAGTAGGTGATGTTTGTGTCTTTGTTAAGAGACAGAACATTGGGATAATGTTATTTGAAGTTGTTACTTTTTATAAGAATGGAGTACCAAATTCCCCTGTGTTAGCAG CTGCAAATAACACAACCCCTTGTGTGAAAGTTGAACCTTCTTTTACTAGCAATAATTATGACAATGCAAGTACGATTTCACATGACATAATTCCAAAGAAAGAAGTAATTGAACCTTCAGTTAACAAGTCAGATAAAGTATGTGGAGAATCTCCTCTGCCTGAAAATTTTATAAGAAATCAGGAGTTGAGTAGAAAAGAAAAGGATGAAGCTTTGAAGATAGCAAAAGATTTTAAATCTGAGGACCCTTTTTTCATTGTTCCCATGCAACCATCATTTGTTGGATCCAAATCCAAGTATTCTATG ATTATACCGTCTTTCTTTGCGAAAAAATATCTCTTAAGCATCAGTAGTGGTCCTCAAGATGTGATTCTTAAGGTTCAGGATGGAAGGACTTGGCCTGTTAAGTACACTTTCTATTTCAGACCGCATAAAAAATCTTCGACATTCAGGATCGAGCGTGGTTGGAAGGCATTCGTTCAAGACAACGACTTGAAAGTAGGTGATGTTTGTGCCTTTGTTTTGTCAAAGAACATTGGAATAATCTTATTCGAAGTGATTATTTTTCATAACAGTGGAGTAGCAAACTCCCCTATGGCTATGCTATCAATTCCAG CTGCAAATAAGAGAAGTTCAACTACACCATCCAAGCCAAAGATAACCCCTTGTGCGAAAATTGAACCATCTTTTACTAGTGATTATGATAAAGCCAGCATGATTTCAGAGGACCTAATTGCAAAGAATATAATAGCTGAACCTTCAGTTAACGAGTCTGATAAAGTGTGTGGAGAATCTCCTGtacctaaaaaatttataagaaatCAGGAGTTGAGTAGAAAAGAAAAGGCTGAAGCTTTCCAAAGAGCTAAAGATTTTAAATCTGAAGACCCCTTTTTTATTGTTCCCATGCAACCATCATTTGTTGGATCCAAATCTAAGTATTGTATG GGTATGCCATCTCCCTTTGCAAAAAAGTACCTTTTCGGGATCAGTAGTACTCCTCAAGATGTGATCCTTACGGTTAAGGATGGGAGGACTTGGTCTGTGAAGTACTATGTCAGACCGCGTGGAGTATCTTCGAAAACCACAATCGAGGGTGGTTGGAAGGCATTTGTTCAAGACAATGACTTGAAAGTAGGTGATGTTTGTGCCTTTGTTTTGAGAAAGAGCATTGGAGTAATCTTATTCGAAGTGTCTATATTACCAATACCAG CTGCAAATAAGAGAAGTTCAACTCCTTGTGTGGAAATTGAACCTTCATCTACTAGCAATAATTATGATATAGCCAGTATGATTCCACATGACATAATTGCAAATAAAGAAGTAATTGAACCTTCAG aaaattttacaaaactgGTATCTAAAGAAAATACTGGAAGTCAAGGCACTAATTATAAGAGGCCTTCATCTTCAGGACTTAGCATAGCTTCTGAAGCAGCCAGCAAATTCTTCTCGAACAATCCTTACTTCCAAGTGAATTTGAGATCAACCCATGTGCGTGGACATGGACAAAAACTG TATATTCCAATGGCTATTGCAAACCCTTGGTTTGAGAAAAAGTCACAAATTGTCACCCTTTGGGTTGATGAGGAACATTGGCATGTGAATTTAACTATTAATAAGGCATCATCATCTTCTGGATTAGAGTATAGATTTTCTGCTGGATGGGCTGCATTTGCAAGAGACAACTCTCTTAACCCAAGTGATGTATGCATCTTTGAGCTGATCAAGAAGAATAAACCTGAGGTTAAAGTTACCATATTTAGACAAAGTGAAAGTGGTATGGCTCAAGAATAA